One Pirellulales bacterium DNA window includes the following coding sequences:
- a CDS encoding sigma-70 family RNA polymerase sigma factor yields the protein MDPHAQALREAVLAGSETAWRALYEEHFDAIYGFVWHRAQRHPHRTEEIVQETWLVAVRRIADFDPAQGTFEAWLKGIAANVLKNHRRRWQRDSRIQSLDAEPAAPQSDGRCEAGELMALALTALPARYQAVLRAKYEERLSVNEIGERLGSTAKSVESMLSRAREALRRAYQELQSEE from the coding sequence TTGGATCCGCATGCACAAGCGCTGCGCGAAGCGGTGTTGGCCGGCAGCGAAACGGCCTGGCGAGCGCTCTACGAGGAGCATTTTGACGCGATCTACGGCTTTGTCTGGCATCGCGCGCAACGGCACCCGCACCGCACCGAAGAGATCGTGCAGGAAACGTGGCTGGTTGCCGTGCGGCGCATCGCTGACTTCGATCCGGCGCAAGGCACGTTCGAGGCCTGGCTGAAGGGGATTGCGGCCAACGTGCTGAAAAACCATCGTCGCCGCTGGCAACGCGACAGCCGGATCCAATCGCTCGACGCCGAACCCGCCGCGCCGCAAAGCGACGGCCGTTGCGAAGCGGGCGAATTGATGGCGCTGGCGCTCACCGCGCTGCCGGCGCGTTATCAGGCGGTGTTGCGGGCGAAGTATGAAGAGCGACTTTCGGTCAACGAGATCGGCGAGCGGCTGGGCAGCACGGCCAAGTCGGTGGAGTCGATGTTGTCGCGTGCCCGTGAGGCGCTCCGCCGGGCATATCAAGAATTGCAGTCCGAAGAATGA